In Dolichospermum flos-aquae CCAP 1403/13F, the following proteins share a genomic window:
- the cutA gene encoding divalent-cation tolerance protein CutA yields MEFLFVYVTCKDRAEALNVGKAVVESRLAACANIIDGMDSIYWWQGELQVEKEAILIMKSRRDLFAELTAKVKSVHSYQVPCVVALPIEQANQNYLNWLMAETKATDITK; encoded by the coding sequence ATGGAATTTCTTTTTGTTTACGTCACTTGTAAAGACCGTGCTGAAGCTCTTAACGTAGGTAAAGCCGTAGTAGAATCCCGTCTTGCAGCCTGTGCCAACATAATTGACGGTATGGATAGTATTTATTGGTGGCAAGGTGAATTACAAGTAGAAAAAGAAGCGATTTTAATTATGAAATCCCGCCGTGATTTATTCGCAGAACTAACAGCTAAAGTAAAATCAGTACACTCTTATCAAGTACCTTGTGTAGTGGCTTTACCAATTGAACAAGCAAATCAGAATTACCTGAATTGGTTAATGGCAGAAACCAAGGCTACAGATATCACCAAATAG
- a CDS encoding beta-class carbonic anhydrase produces the protein MSQILEEVLSANHSYAENFGNKGELLIPPARRFAILTCMDARLDPANFAGLAEGDAHVIRNAGGRASDDAIRSLIISYKLLGTREWFVIHHTNCGMETFTDQIIRNLLANSLQTAQLNETGWHDIGSGGGSNEAEFIEWLTIGDLSQSVYTDVKRIRLHPLVPRKIPIYGYIYDVKTGKLIEVPEATEIGKAE, from the coding sequence ATGAGCCAAATTTTAGAAGAAGTCTTATCAGCTAACCATAGTTATGCTGAAAACTTTGGTAATAAAGGCGAATTACTCATACCTCCTGCACGTCGGTTTGCCATTCTTACCTGTATGGATGCACGACTTGACCCAGCCAATTTTGCAGGATTAGCTGAAGGTGATGCCCATGTGATTCGTAATGCTGGTGGACGTGCCAGTGATGATGCTATTCGCTCCTTAATAATTTCGTACAAATTACTAGGTACTCGTGAATGGTTCGTGATTCATCACACTAATTGTGGTATGGAAACCTTTACAGACCAAATAATCCGCAACTTACTGGCTAATAGTCTGCAAACAGCCCAATTAAATGAAACGGGTTGGCATGATATAGGCTCTGGAGGAGGATCAAATGAAGCTGAATTTATTGAGTGGTTGACTATTGGCGACCTATCCCAGAGTGTTTATACAGATGTGAAGCGTATTCGGTTACATCCATTAGTACCACGAAAAATTCCAATTTACGGCTACATTTATGATGTGAAAACTGGAAAATTGATTGAAGTTCCAGAAGCTACAGAAATTGGTAAAGCAGAATAG
- a CDS encoding vanadium-dependent haloperoxidase encodes MQENRNFDQDSQHPYNANLGSNRSSFGRFTRRSFFVRSSLLTAAGFVAGVTGVSLSGKEGGDIAQAQDIKPNNYRKWLEKAYKVRVAAAKANLDLPIPPHTTNGDEERYPNKIGSDSRGLPHNKLGEVDLKAYESLTRAVTTGNHEDFEKVIIGGTRKLVNAQGPLAVSLEGLSPLQVPVPTPVALASAERAAEAIELYWQSLLRDVPFHKFQNNTDDPLVLAAVEELDKLEGFKGPRINGRVTPQSLFRGIVTYLDNSDKSGRTPKHVTPPGVLVGPHISQFALLNAPSGVQYVPAVIRTALPGNDFLTDYEEWLNVQNGGTPKSIKYDPVRRYISTVRDLSEFSHAPGPVFASSSQILATARNANDPLSGGIGAPLNSGNPFVKSKTQQGGNGSFAVGHLQALLGLGTSRAIRAAYWTKFYEHRILRPEAYAGLVHNNTVNKTQYPVHRNILNSKALARSFSKFGTYLLAHGYPEGSPIHSSYVGGAAAIAGVNVTLLKAYFDEDFVIPNPVVPDPNDPTKVISYTGEPLTVGGELNKLATNYALGRGHGGIHWRTDGSAGLALGEAVAISLLRDERLGYNEKFNGFTLTKFDGTKITV; translated from the coding sequence ATTTGGGTAGTAACCGTTCATCTTTTGGTCGTTTTACTAGACGTTCATTTTTTGTTCGTAGTAGTTTGCTAACTGCGGCTGGTTTTGTCGCTGGAGTTACAGGAGTATCTTTGTCTGGAAAAGAGGGAGGAGATATTGCCCAAGCCCAGGATATAAAGCCGAATAACTACCGTAAGTGGCTAGAAAAAGCCTATAAAGTGCGTGTAGCAGCAGCCAAAGCCAACCTGGATCTTCCCATTCCTCCCCATACCACCAACGGCGATGAAGAACGCTATCCGAATAAAATTGGCTCTGATTCTAGGGGATTACCACATAATAAGCTAGGTGAGGTTGATCTCAAAGCCTATGAGTCTTTAACTAGAGCAGTAACAACCGGCAATCATGAAGACTTTGAAAAGGTGATTATAGGCGGTACGCGGAAGCTGGTGAATGCTCAAGGACCTTTAGCAGTCAGCCTAGAAGGACTAAGTCCGCTTCAAGTACCAGTACCAACACCAGTAGCTTTAGCTAGTGCTGAACGAGCGGCTGAGGCTATTGAGCTTTATTGGCAATCTTTATTACGGGATGTACCGTTTCATAAATTCCAAAATAACACCGATGATCCTTTGGTCTTGGCGGCTGTTGAAGAACTAGACAAGCTCGAAGGTTTCAAGGGACCCAGAATTAACGGCCGTGTTACACCCCAAAGTCTATTTCGTGGGATTGTTACCTACCTCGATAACAGTGATAAGTCTGGTAGAACACCAAAGCACGTGACTCCTCCTGGGGTATTGGTTGGTCCCCATATATCCCAATTTGCCTTATTAAATGCTCCTTCGGGCGTTCAATATGTTCCTGCTGTAATTCGGACTGCTCTGCCTGGAAATGACTTCCTCACCGATTACGAAGAATGGCTGAATGTGCAGAATGGTGGTACGCCTAAATCTATTAAGTATGACCCTGTACGTCGTTACATATCCACAGTTCGTGATTTATCGGAATTTTCCCATGCGCCTGGTCCAGTATTCGCTAGTTCGTCTCAAATTTTGGCTACAGCCCGCAATGCCAATGACCCATTGAGCGGTGGTATTGGCGCACCCTTGAATTCAGGTAATCCATTTGTGAAATCAAAGACTCAACAGGGCGGTAACGGGTCTTTTGCGGTAGGACATTTACAAGCTTTACTGGGTCTGGGTACATCTCGTGCAATTAGGGCTGCCTACTGGACGAAGTTTTATGAACACCGCATTTTGCGTCCTGAAGCTTATGCTGGATTGGTTCACAATAATACTGTTAATAAAACTCAGTATCCTGTCCATCGAAATATATTGAACTCTAAAGCTTTAGCTCGGAGTTTTAGCAAATTTGGCACCTATTTGTTAGCCCATGGATACCCGGAAGGTTCACCTATCCATTCTTCTTATGTTGGTGGGGCAGCTGCAATTGCTGGTGTGAATGTCACACTATTAAAAGCATATTTTGACGAAGATTTTGTCATCCCCAACCCTGTAGTTCCAGATCCCAATGATCCTACTAAGGTAATTTCCTATACAGGTGAGCCTTTAACGGTGGGTGGTGAGTTGAATAAGCTGGCAACTAATTATGCCCTTGGTCGGGGTCATGGTGGTATTCACTGGCGTACAGATGGTTCTGCTGGTTTGGCTTTAGGTGAAGCAGTTGCTATCAGTCTTCTCCGAGATGAAAGACTGGGTTACAACGAAAAATTTAACGGCTTTACCTTAACCAAGTTTGATGGTACTAAAATCACTGTTTAA